A DNA window from Mastomys coucha isolate ucsf_1 unplaced genomic scaffold, UCSF_Mcou_1 pScaffold21, whole genome shotgun sequence contains the following coding sequences:
- the LOC116100833 gene encoding olfactory receptor 493 encodes MAFLKDGNHTAVTEFILLGLTDDPVLRVVLFIIILCIYLVTVSGNLSTILLIRVSSQLHHPMYFFLSHLASVDIGYSSSVTPNMLYNFLVEKNTISYLGCAIQLSLAAFCGTVECFLLATMAYDRFMAICNPLLYSTKMSTQVCIHLIVGSYIGGFLNASSFTLFFFSFLFCGPNRINHFYCDFAPLVELSCSDVIVSEVVTSFFSGSVTMMTVLVIAISYTYILITILKMRSVEGRHKAFSTCTSHLTAVTLFYGTITFIYVMPKSRYSTDQNKVVSVFYMVVIPMLNPLIYSLRSNEIKDALKKHLGKKIFS; translated from the coding sequence ATGGCTTTCCTGAAGGATGGGAACCACACTGCAGTGACAGAGTTCATTTTATTGGGATTGACAGATGACCCAGTCCTCAGAGTTgtcctcttcatcatcatcctGTGCATCTACCTGGTGACTGTGTCTGGGAACCTCAGCACCATCCTTCTGATCAGAGTCTCTTCCCAGCTCCATCACCCCATGTACTTTTTTCTTAGCCACTTAGCTTCTGTTGACATAGGCTATTCATCTTCTGTCACACCCAATATGCTTTACAACTTCCTGGTGGAGAAAAATACCATCTCTTATCTTGGGTGTGCCATCCAGCTCAGCTTAGCTGCTTTTTGTGGTACAGTTGAATGCTTCCTTCTGGCCACCATGGCTTATGATCGCTTTATGGCAATCTGCAACCCACTGCTTTATTCAACTAAAATGTCCACACAAGTCTGTATCCACTTGATTGTAGGATCTTATATAGGGGGTTTTCTTAATGCCTCCTCCTTCAccttattcttcttttcttttctcttctgtggaCCAAATAGAATCAATCACTTTTACTGTGATTTTGCTCCTTTGGTGGAACTCTCTTGTTCTGATGTCATTGTCTCTGAAGTTGTAACGTCATTTTTTTCTGGCTCAGTTACTATGATGACAGTGCTTGTCATAGCCATTTCCTACACCTACATCCTCATCACCATTCTGAAGATGCGTTCTGTTGAGGGCCGCCACAAGGCCTTTTCCACCTGCACTTCCCACCTCACTGCAGTCACTCTGTTCTATGGGACCATCACATTCATTTATGTTATGCCCAAGTCCAGATACTCTACAGACCAGAACAAGGTGGTGTCTGTGTTCTATATGGTAGTGATCCCCATGTTGAACCCACTTATCTACAGCCTCAGGAGTAATGAAATTAAGGATGCTCTAAAGAAACATCttggtaagaaaatattttcttaa